One segment of Primulina tabacum isolate GXHZ01 chromosome 6, ASM2559414v2, whole genome shotgun sequence DNA contains the following:
- the LOC142548045 gene encoding protein GRIM REAPER encodes MAKTIRSKPLAILIISLSIFLLLTLHFPSVSSLEDEENDDEEYVLDSPFVGNQLSTRSRFLIASSIKVLKKGASCNAKTNPNVCNGVSANKGTGLLYCCKKHCRNVLGDRNNCGVCGRKCQQWQRCCGGVCTNVMTNKNNCGKCNKKCSRGITCDYGVCGYA; translated from the coding sequence ATGGCCAAAACCATAAGATCCAAACCCTTGGCCATTCTAATAATATCCCTATCCATCTTCTTGCTACTAACCCTTCATTTTCCAAGTGTATCATCTTTAGAAGATGAAGAAAACGATGACGAAGAATACGTACTCGATTCACCTTTCGTGGGCAACCAATTAAGTACAAGGAGTAGATTCTTGATTGCCTCAAGCATCAAGGTTTTGAAGAAAGGCGCGAGCTGTAACGCGAAAACTAACCCTAATGTGTGCAATGGGGTGTCGGCGAACAAAGGGACCGGCCTTCTTTATTGCTGCAAGAAACATTGCAGGAACGTGCTCGGCGACCGGAACAATTGTGGGGTGTGTGGCCGGAAATGCCAGCAGTGGCAGCGGTGCTGCGGTGGAGTTTGCACGAATGTGATGACGAACAAGAATAATTGCGGAAAATGCAACAAGAAGTGCTCGCGTGGGATTACTTGTGACTATGGTGTATGCGGGTATGCATGA